In Spirochaeta thermophila DSM 6578, the following proteins share a genomic window:
- a CDS encoding exodeoxyribonuclease III — MVSVYSWNVNGIRAAAKKGLLDWIEKERPEILCLQETKARRDQLPSELARPDGYHTYWAEADKPGYSGVALFTLYEPVSVEPLGVEAFDREGRTLIADFGSFVFFGCYFPNSQEAGARLDYKLAYCNAVKERADAYVAAGRHVLISGDFNIAHTPLDLARPEANEKNPGYLPEEREWMTYFLSSGYVDTFRMFTKEGGHYTWWTYRFKAREKDIGWRIDYHCVNEGFKDKVKESVILKNVMGSDHCPVKITLDVEV; from the coding sequence ATGGTATCGGTCTATTCATGGAACGTGAACGGCATCCGCGCCGCGGCGAAGAAAGGGCTCCTCGACTGGATCGAGAAGGAGCGTCCCGAGATCCTCTGTCTCCAGGAAACCAAGGCCCGCAGGGATCAGCTCCCCTCTGAGCTCGCCCGACCCGACGGCTATCACACCTACTGGGCCGAGGCCGACAAACCCGGCTACAGCGGGGTGGCCCTCTTCACCCTCTACGAGCCTGTGAGCGTGGAGCCACTGGGCGTGGAAGCGTTCGACCGGGAGGGTCGCACCCTCATCGCCGACTTCGGGAGCTTCGTGTTCTTCGGGTGCTACTTCCCGAACAGCCAGGAGGCGGGAGCCCGTCTCGACTACAAGCTCGCCTACTGCAACGCGGTGAAGGAGCGGGCCGATGCCTACGTGGCAGCGGGGCGACACGTGCTCATAAGCGGCGACTTCAACATCGCCCATACCCCCCTCGATCTCGCCCGGCCCGAGGCGAACGAGAAGAATCCCGGCTATCTCCCCGAAGAGCGGGAGTGGATGACGTACTTCCTCTCCTCGGGCTATGTGGACACCTTCCGCATGTTCACCAAGGAGGGAGGACACTACACGTGGTGGACCTACCGGTTCAAGGCCAGGGAGAAGGACATAGGGTGGCGCATCGACTACCACTGTGTGAACGAAGGGTTCAAGGACAAGGTGAAGGAATCGGTCATCCTCAAGAACGTGATGGGTTCGGACCACTGCCCCGTCAAGATCACCCTCGACGTGGAGGTGTGA